In Luteitalea sp., a genomic segment contains:
- a CDS encoding PadR family transcriptional regulator translates to MEKPVNALLHGTLDALILKTLTGGPRHGYAIARWIEEATGDALQIEDGSLYPSLYRMEQKAWVEAEWGESELGRRVKLYRITPAGRARLRHETRQWQTFTKVVSRVLLPA, encoded by the coding sequence ATGGAAAAACCGGTCAACGCCCTCTTGCACGGAACACTCGATGCGCTGATTCTCAAGACGCTCACAGGCGGTCCCCGCCACGGGTATGCGATCGCGCGTTGGATCGAGGAAGCGACCGGCGATGCGCTGCAGATTGAGGACGGCTCGCTTTACCCGTCCCTCTACCGGATGGAGCAGAAGGCGTGGGTGGAGGCCGAGTGGGGCGAGTCCGAGCTGGGCCGCCGCGTCAAGCTATATCGCATCACGCCCGCCGGCCGCGCACGACTGAGGCACGAGACGCGCCAGTGGCAGACGTTCACGAAGGTCGTCTCCCGAGTGCTCCTCCCAGCCTGA